ACCCATTTTGCAAAGGTTGCCTTTCtaagtattttaaagcattacttaaaaaaaaaaatctctgctgtaGATTCTGACTGtttccagatgaaaaaatatttactttggaGTTGAGACAACTAAATACTACCAAGGCATTAAGATCTAACGTTTTGTGGGGGACAGATGCCGATAGTTTTGAATTGCTTTGTTTGCATATAAGCCCTGAGTTGAAATAACAGCATCAGTTCTCTCAGGTGTCAGGTCGACTTTATTTACAACAAATAGTTGCTAGAGATCTTGGAGAAATTCATCTAAATGGAGACAATTTTTCTGTCCAGTCACCCAAAACTCTATGAATCCATAAGACTCTtacaaagaaacatttcatgGACCATGTAGTAGGAAAGCATCTGTTATACTGTGAAGTCTTTAGTTTCTTCTATAATAAATCAAACTATTTATTGCATTTACAGAGAGGCTGGTGAATGAACTATGAACTGCCCATATATTTCAGCTGTGGCTGATACCATTTCAAAATGTATAATGCTATGATACTATTTAAAGTGTATAATACTAtgataatatttatataaagtaTTTATCTAaaatttgtattatttcttatttaaaccaagaattaagaagaaattgtgAACCTTTACATTTTACAGGATTAGAGGATAAATAATAGGTCCATTAAATTGACAAGTTGTTGGTGAGTGAAATACACATTTACTCCATTTTCACAAGTAGGAGAGTTATTGAGAATCTAAGCCAGCAGGTCGTGGAAGGATAAGGCCACATCACCTCGGTGTGCTCTTTATGACAACAGAACAGTTCCTCGAAGTCACTGACAAGGAAAATCCTTGCAGTATAATTCATCTTAGTCATCCACCTTctggaaatgtatttattgCAGGGAATCAGGATCTGATAGCAGCTGCAGACAGGTTCCTATTGTCCTAATGACTGTGCACTGTCACCCTCTGTATTGGCACATGTATCCTATCTTATTCCATACTATCTCATtatctttgcattttctgtgtaattggaaaataataatgatttgTATGAAATAAGGCCATGCATCTACACAGTTTAGAAAGATTACtatcagaacttttttttatttagatcTGATTTTTCCTGCTTACCTGTATTTTTGTTCTTCACTTGCTAGAGAGAAGTGGTCATACAATGAATATGCCTCATTTCCTTCCCAGTCTTTCAGGTGTATTTTAAGAACATAACGCTTCTGATTAGTCAGTTGAGAAACAAACTCATTTCCCAGCCAGTACTCCCCAGCAGGATCACCAAATCCCTGTAATTCAAGTTGTATATTTAAATACCTTTgtttgggtggatttttttcctttgagtttGAAATTATCACTTTATCAGTTTTTAAGTTTAATAGTTTTCAGCCTGTCAACTAAGAATTTTACTGTGTCCATGAGGGTTATTGATCTGTAATATTTCAAAAAATTGATTTCAGCAAGGACAACCTCAGGAATCTGAAACAGTGAATCAATATTACTTAGTAGATTTGGAGTAGTTTCTACTGTTGCCACTAGAAACACAAATATAAACAACTCAAAAATGTAGACAAATGATGGAACAGTTGATTAAAGAAAACTAAggtttctctttaaaaacaaataacacACTTGCAAGTCTGCTTAGGCAAACAACTTACACTCCTCTGACATTTTCTAAATGAGCATCTGAGgataaatacagctttttaaagtTGCTTACATTCTAAGGATGctattaatataattttagtATATTAGATTTCAAATAACAATAACAACTAATATTAAGGCTTCAGAGAACACTGTTTACCATCTTGTACTCTTTCCATGTCCGGTGGAAGTCCACACTGCCATCTTCTCGTTTCTGAATAACTGTCCAACCTCCTCCACCAGTTTCCATGTCACAGTAGGCCTACCAGAGTAAGCATGTAACAGCCTAAGTGCATGCATttacagtaaaacaaaaccagaaatcatGTACTTTGCATAATTCTATATAGTGGCAAGTTGTGTGCAAAATATGAGTTAACCTAAAAATGCAGGTTTTCATAGCTTTCATATGAATCAGTTGTGGTTGTCCACAAAAAGATGTGATTCCTCAGTAAATATCACACTTAGCAGAATACCTTAACAAATTACACctttcacttctcttttttgtgAGAGATCCATTCAAAAATCCCATGACTTGTCAGAGTATAGATACTGTTATATTCATGCAATGAgcaaactgaaatacatttttattaccATACTACATTCTTCAATGCCTTTGCAAATGATCTGACTCCAAAGTTAAATCTAAGTGTATTACCTGAAAGTTGTATCTTAAAGCCATGTTATTATACAGACTGCAATGAACATCTTCTGTGCTCGAACAAAAAAGTAACAACTATGCTTCCAAATATTCATAAATTACCTTTGAACTTACCAAGTTACTGCTAAAAATTTGAAAAGACTGACATGTAATAAGCAGTTCATTGAACTCAGTTTTAGAATACCCAATAAATGCATCCCTGGCACAGTAAAATTCAAGTTTATAGGTGACTTCTTCAATCAATCTCCCAGATTAAATTACTTTAGTGTCAGAGGTGAAAGGTAATACTGAAAGTGCCAATATACTGTGGAGGtgctgatgggaaaaaaagcttttgaaaatgaatgGGAATTTTGGAGTGATGTTTGGGAGAAGTAGGGGataaattaagaagaaaattttgtgaATATTAGAATATCTAGTACAATTTTTCCTGAGAAAGGATTTCAAATTGTTGCAtctaattctgcttttctgaaactAACAGAACTTATAACTAGATGTGTGAAGtcagtggagctgagctggtgtAAGACAGTACAGTGAAAGTCCAACTGAAGTCACTATCTATTTAAATTGCATGTTAGTATCAATACTATCTTTAAGAAAGATACTGAATTTCTTGTCAAAGTATTCCTGTTTGGAGAGTTCTCAGTTAATGTTTTCTCATTtggaagtttaatttttttgaccACTTTCTGCCAAGATACTGAAGTTCAGAGCCTTCTTCAGAATCACTTCACATCTTTGAAAACTTCTGAATTCTAGTTTGGGTATTAAACTACATTAACTTCTAATCTGTATTCTAGATCTTTCATCCATTAAGTCAAGTTGTGTCTTCTCATTTATAGTAGTATAGGCAAGATCTGACTTCTTACACTTTGATAGGATATTTCATCTGTAgagtaattaaataaataattttaaaataaactaggCAAGTATTTCATTATGAATTTTGatgtttccttctttgtttAACAGTTCTCTCAGTAGTCTTACTTCTTGCCTAACTGCTGCTTGTCACAACATGCCTATAAAATTCCCCAAATTATGACTGGGTGACACTGAAGCTGTATGTCTTTTTCATCATCTTCTATGGGTGACTGTCTTATCAGTGTTAGCAGTTAGCAGATTTGAGCTCTTTGAATTGTTAGACATGCTGGAAATTCATTGAAAAAGTATGACTTCAGAGAAGCCagtttccttttgtcctgtggTAGTGTTATATGTGTCATTTTGGGAAGTGAAGTGTGCTCCTTACTAAGTTTTCAGTATAGCTGGCTCTTTTAGGGTATGTGTATTGCATGTATGTTGTACACAcgcatatatatttatataaatcaAACAGAGTATTTATAATTCAAGCAGTGTCATATATACACTTGAAAGGCATCAGACctttgaagggaaagaaagtcTTTAGAGCTGCAAATATCAAATATATTGGTGTTTCAATAGGCTGTAGCACACTGGAAATCCAAAGTCCATACTGTACTTTAAGCATGCAGTAGACTTTTTTAACATCAGAGAATCACAAGACATTCAGTTGGAGATTTTTAgggaagataaaataaataaggaaaagagtTGGATAAGGGATTACTTTTTAAAGTGTGTCTTGTGAATGGAATTTAATTGAAAGCAGCAACCTCATTTTATACTGATGTATGCAATTCCTTACACCTCAAAGcctgttttttgtttggctttacTAACATCTCAATTTAACGACTGGTAAAAATTTGATAATAGcatataaattaatttagtaaaaaaaaagaatcccttCAAAGGAAAGTCTGAAGATAAGGTATTGTAAGTGAAGATCAATCTGTTTTAGAAGGCTAACTCATGATGTGTAATGTATATGTGAAAACTAATTTCCACAGAGGGCTATAGAGGGATACTAGGAAGGGGCTAAAGCAGATGCAGATACTCTTTTTAAACAtcaaaacaagttaaaaatctgattttacaATGATCAAATATCATTGGTTGTAGATAAAGTTGTTGACTCCGAAGCTTAACCCCACTTAAAAGAACAGTATAAGCAGCCAGATGGAGACTAGAACTGTTTCACCCTTCTCTGATATATGCAGTTTTTAACTATATACAGTGGAAGGCCATGTATCAATTTATTTGAGCCATGGGTTCAGTCTGATATTGCTATTGTAGATGTTAATTGATGGTTATTGAATGTTACATGCAATTTCCCTTATGCCTCTTGTCTAAATTTCAATTTAGTTGGAATTGATACTTTGAGAAATCAGTGCCTTTAAATAGCACTTTATTTTGTTCTAATGagattaaaatagaaataataaatggTTCTGAATGTCTTTCATAAAATATTCCTGTTACAGGCAGTATccatttttttaagtgaatggTAAGACAACTAGCTTTAAGAGACATTATAGATCCTTGAGATAAATGCTGGGGTACTGCAAATTTGttcccaaagaaaaaagcaactcACTAGGAACTGAAAAACGTAATGAGAAATTGAAGAAGAGATGACCATAAAAATCTCATGTAGATTTTTCTTACCagtaacaatttttaaaagtatatgtAAATTTGGGAGTATAATTTTTCCacaccaaaataatttcatgtcAATCAAGTCTAAGTCTTTCACTTAACACTCATTACTAGAACAGAACTTTTCTGACCTTTCAACCTATTCTAGGTTTTATATTCAAAAGAAAGATATGTAACATTTCATAAAACTAGTAAAAATAGATACCAAGATtaggcaggcagcaggagtcTTCAAATAGATGCCAAAAAGAATAAAGAGATTAGCCTCTCAAGTTACAACAAATTGGAACGGGCAGTTATTTGATGTGTCTTGTGAACTGCTTCAGTACTTACAGTTCTAGCAGCTGTAGCACTGTAAGAAGATATTTGGGGTGTTTTCAGACCTACTTTGAGAATGTTAAGGCTCAGGCTGAGATATCAGTATAAAGAGCCACTGCAGTTTTTATACCAAAGCAAGTGCAATATCCACATCTTTGCAGTCACCCTGCTGGCTGTTGTCTGAACACTTTGGAGTTATTATGTTCAATGATTTTGTATTCTGCTATCTCTGTCTCCTAGAGATGTGACTAGATAAGAACTACAATGTAATTGGTTCATGAGGTTGCTGTATACATAAAACTATTGACTTTTCATAGTTTTGCCTCTGCCATTTTTCCTTGTGTCAgcaatattttgctgtttttattcagtgtttttaaaagggCTTAGCTTTTGTCCTGGTACAGAACAGGAaagtttgaaaatattaatggaattaaataattgttttcctCTCAGTTGTCATATGCAATTCCTTAGTTTTGGATTATGATGGGAGACAAGTTAGTAATGTGGGATCGGTTACAGATTACACAGAAGTTGTTTATAAGCCTGTTGGGAGGTCAGAAGGTGTTACaagaggaaaagatgaaaacatAAACAGCAGTGCAGCACTTTTGGCAAATAAAAAAGGTCACTCTGTTTCCTGGTCTGAGTAGCCATCCACATCATAAACAGTTGAAAATGCTGTAACATGTTGATTATCCCTAAACCTTCACTTCCCTTGACAACTCCTCTTATGCATTCATATTTGTACAAAAAAATCAGCATCAGGTTAAAACTTTTTAGTCTCTTATTTTCAGTGTCATACGGTAAGTAAAACATTCCCTATCTTTTTCTATCTGAAATGGACAGAATAAGATTTAAATTCTTTCATATTATTAAATGGCTGATTTAATACTAAGtgaaattattacattttaacTATGTTTTTTAACCTAGCAAGCTACCAAAATGGGTATTTACATAAAGTATTTTGAGCCTTCATATTCAAATGTAGAGCATTTAATATCTTATAGTCTAGGGAATTTGTActtttgtgcttttgaaaatgcagtgttAGTGTTTATGACataaatttttcattctgtaatACATCATGCACTTGTGTCTGCTTTTAGAAAATATGCATGTTCTATATACTATATTTGAcagtaaaattaaaaccaaagatAAAAGCTTGAGACAAGTAATAGTAAGGGATCCAAGGAATGTAAAACTTCCTGAGATGTCTAACAAAGACTGCTGCATTCTATTACTCTAGAGATTCAGTAGCTTTCCTCTcctttagattttaaaattgtgATTGTACATATCTATGCTATTAGATGCCATTCAGCTTCATGTGTAATAAAACACTTCATTGCATCTTATGTAActaattttctttagaaatggaTGTATTTAGACTAGATTATTCCAAaggaaaaccagcttttttttttttcccaagagaaGCAGACTCTTGAATAATTTCTCTAGAGCATATCtacaaaaaaattgcaagttTTATCTGTTGTATTTTATAGATCTTACCCAAACAAATTGCTTATTTCCTTTAGCTGAGCGCTTTGTAAGTGTAAAGATCACAGTCTGGCTTGGGCTAAATGAAGTTCTGGCACTTCAAAGGCTAGTCACCAGTGAACTTCATTTCTAAACCTttgcttgagaaaaaaaatgctttctctaTCTTCACCAATTCCTTTTCCACATTGCACCtcttttttcactgcttttttaccttttttgttaatttttatgATGGAATAAAGTAGACCCTTAGGAAttccataaaatatttccttctcttgtgTAAAGGAAATATCTACAgtagaaattagaaaataaaaacatcaggaAATTATTTAGTGTTTGTCTAAGAAATATATTATTCATATGTCCCTTAGCCTCCTCAGCCTGCTATGCCTTCATCATCTGAGCCCCACTCCTCCGAATGCTCACTCCAGGTTTTTTGGTTCTTTATCCTCACAATCCACCTGGGACGTTTCTCTCTTTCAGATTCTATTGATTGTTTCAACTGAATTATACTGTCTGAAGCTTTAtcattttatttacttcagCAGATGGAACATCTCTGTGAGGCATCCAGGTTATCATCCACTGAGTGCCATTTTTAGCTCAAGGTCTCTTCTACAGAGGTATGAGATACTGCTTTAACTTAAATTGACATTGAAGTTCATTTCAGTTAAACacataggggaaaaaatatccatAGAGAAATTTAAACTGATCTAGTGAAACCACTGCAAACTCATCTGTTATAATAAGCAGTAGTAGTATTTTCCAGAGCAGTATTTTCCAGAAAAGTCCTCTCTGTTAGACAGTATCTAACTGTTAACCTAGTTGTTACACAAATGTCCTTAAAACTCTCTGTTACAAAGAACTGAAACCCATACATGAGTCCAGTACTAGTAGATTGCTTTCATGAGTATAAATCCATGAGTAATCTTCCATGCCCCTGACTTTACCTCCTTTTGCCACCTGAACAGCCTTGGGCATATGAAGGAGCTAAGAACTTAGAGGAGACAGGAGTCTGCTGATCATGCAGAGCAACTCTGTTGGAGTTACAgattttataaagaaattacAGTATCTTATtgatttaattacattaattatGTGGAGGAAAAGAGTGGAATTCTGGCATGATGaagcaaacaacaaaatgtTATTAATTTAACTGAGCCAAGATTTCACCTGAAggactttttcttcctgtgagaTACTCAGATCTAGGAGTGATGAAATGCTTATAAAAAAACTTGGTAAGTAGTAAACTTCATTGTTAACTAGCCTTTAAAATAGCATATTTGCCAGATCAAATAACTTTTAACATGCAGTATGCAGCTCTTTATAGTCATCCTACCTTCTTCTCTTGTGCAGTGTTTGAAACTGTTAAAGTGTAGATTCCACTTGTTGTCAGTCCAGATTTGAAAGCTTCAGCACAGTCTTTGAAGCTGATCTGCTCCTCTTTGGCTATGAAGTTGTTTTTAGCTGTTAAAAATACAATAGAAATTGAAGGCATTAAGAGGAGATGAATGAAAGTTACTAAGAATCATTTTATGGTCTAATTGGCTTAAAGCAGTTCCAAAAAAAAGTCTGACCCTGGAAGAAACAACAGATCAAGGTACTTATTATGTGTGTTGATACTTTGTATCATTTAGAGACATTATTCTGATAGGACTGTGGTTGTTTGATAGGTTGAAAAGTGCCAACACTTATTAATATGTTGAATGAGAAAACTCAAGGTATTGCATCTCATTCAGTTGAACAGTTTCTGCTTCCACTCATTGCCCTTGCTGGACTCCTACATGCATTACAACCTATGCATGCATTGACTACTATTACATACATAACTAAGTAGCAAATGATTATGTTAATAATGACTTTTGGCCAGTAGTCTAATATTGTGAAATGAGTTATGAAACCTTTTATAATGCAGCAGTCTGGTGGAACTACCCTTTCAAAGTTTTAAGCTATTTTTTTGCCCCTGCGCTGAGCAGAAACAACTTTGTATGTACCAAGCTGAAGCTTGGTAGCTCAGCCCAACTTACTAAAGAGACATACCTTCTGGAATTCATTTgtgtaaaaaatacattttcacatGTCTAAGCCTTCTTATTCAACAGAACAATCTAAGGCTCGTCTTTTTGTTCAGTTCTTTATTAACTATGGAGGTTGGAATTTCCTGGCATTTTGCCTGCTGACTGATATTTCATATTTGACCCTTTTGGGGTTGGTTCTgtgtattttcccttttaatttaaTCTAACAATCACAGGCAGTTACTACAAAGGTTTAGCTGCCATACAAATACATGCTTATATTACAGTTGCTTATTATGTTCTTTTAAGCTTGCTTATTCATTATTTACCTGTTTAAGTGCTTTGccttaaatagaaaaataacacattcagtgttttaattgcttttccaCACTCTATTGTTTGCATACTGTCTTAGAAGCTTTCCCTGctaattttgtctttttggcAAACactcattattttttccactctgGGTTTAATGGTGCTGTAGCCAACATGACTTTGACTTGTTTACTTATTTGTGCACTAGCATAGCAGATAACATCAGCAGGAACATGTACAGCTTTGGTATTTAAGGGAATAGCGTCagttattaagaaaaaaacttgGAATTTACTTTGCTTAGAAAAACCTAAAATAACATATAGGACAATACTAAAAGTGAGGACTTCCAAACACCCTTTTCCTTATCTGTGATCCACCTTACAGTAACGTATCATAGACCACCTGTATTTTAAGTTGTAACgcaaacttttaaatatttttcccagtatttaattttgaatcCTTTTTAGGGGTTCTGTATGCTTGTGTATCTTCAGCCCTGAGAACTTTACAGGCAAATGTGACAGATTCTAGGGTCTTTTAGAACAGCTTCTTAGTTTGTCCAGGTTCTATATCAGACATGAAATTCGGGGCAGGGAATGTTTAAATCCTGTATAGCCGTAACTTTCAGTTTATGgcttgtgtgggttttttatggAGCACATGAATCTGCATGAATCTGGAAGCTCTGCTTGGTGGCTATGATTTGTTGCAGGGTTATCAGGCATTTAGGGGTGAGATTATTGCCTATAAAGTTTTCTAGGCTGAGGGATTTTTAGGATGAATGAGGAAACCTTGGTGAAGAACTTTTGGGAGTACCTGCTGCCCTGGCTTGGTGCTTTCTTGTTTTGAGGGCTAAAAACTCTGCCTGTGCTGATTCCTTTGCCTTTAGTAGCCACTATAATTCATCCTTTCTTTGTTAAACTCCATGTGCATAGAGCAATGAGAGGTGGCAGAAACAATCTCTGTGAGCCAGGAAGAAAAGTTGCAGGCCTACAATATGCAGTTTCACCTAGATATATGGTTAAGGGAGTGTATGTTGCCATGTATATGGATGCCATGTGAGATGAATGATACTTGGCAGCTCTGTATTTTGTTGAACCACTGGAGAATTGGTTCAACAAAATAGAGAAGATAAGCAAACTAGAGAAGATAAACAAAATGTTGAAAAGAAATCACATAAACATGGCTGTTTCTCCCACTCCCCTAAAAAGTAGGTTAATTAACTCAGATGCAGAATTCAAGGCAAAGAAATACAGACTTTGTGAGAAGCAGAAGTGTGTCAGAACTAGTTGTAAGACTTTATAGGTACTAATGGACACAAATTAGGAAATAGCACTGAAATAATATAGGCATGTCTGCTTTAACTTACAGTTTGGTGTCGATATCATGGTAAGCAAGCTATGAACCGTCTCCATCAGATCGTGTTGCTGTTTTTGCAGAACTGAGTTGTTTACTGTAGCTGTAACTAACTGTTTTTCTAGTTCTTCTATAATAGAATTCTGTCTGGCTACTAGGACTTGAAGCTgatctttttcatcttttattgACTTCAGCTGAAGCATGTGCTTGTCTTCCATCTCAAGAACTCTTTTTTCTAGAAAGCTAAATAAAAGATTACAGTTAGGCTCTCCAGAAACAATTCTGAGCTGATGTCAAGGGAATCAAGCCTGCTatataaatttctttcttcataaaCACTCGACTTCATTCTCTGATGCTATGCATGCAGTAGACAACTAAATGAAAGTTTAGTTTGATACATATGCTGTCATTTATTATATAAGCGCACAAATAACATTATCTATTACAGTGTGTATTGCAGGCTTTAAAAGTATAATAATTGGGTGTTTGATAATTCAACATTCTTAAAGGAAAGATAAGTGACTGAGTTCTCATGGGTTTACCCTATTAAAAGATGAAACTTATTTGAAGATGTAACTATGAACTTTCCAAATATCctataattataataaaatatatacttaACATAAATGCCATAAATGTTATGGCATTAGGACAGGGAAATGTACAAATAGTTACCTGAAGATGTGTTACCTTTCTCCAGTTTTGGAGCTGGTATTATTAGGGAACTGCCTGGGAACATTATTTCTCTGCTAATTGTTCTGATATAGACTCTGAGAAAGCTGATGTTAAAAGATGCATAGCCAGAAGAGAGAAGTTCACCTAAAATCCATCGctgttactgaaaaaaataatcctgaacCTTATATATAATTATGTTTCAAGTGGACTAGCTCAATGCAGATTGTATTTTGTTAGGTGAGAAACAatgcttttgtgttttatatGGATGTTACAAGGGTAGTCTATAGTCTGATGAGTTCAACACCAAAAAACAtgaccttttaaaaatcagtatttcctttgctttccatttGATAAGGatgcttgtttttcttaagctgCTAGATTAAACCTTTAGGGAACGTATATAAATGTAGTAGAGTAGTGaacaaaaatgtcaaaacatGTCTCCTGGGTTTCTTAAGCTaattctttcaaagaaaaagcactttgcACATATGGTTCTCATTGAAAAACTTGCTTTGAAGGAGAAAACTTACTGTTATTGCTGCTTTTATATTTCTCTAAAAGCAATAATAGTAAACTATTTATTGccaaaagtaaaataagacTGTGGTGATATGGAAATGAAACTAGCTGAAAAAAGGTATGAGCCTTTGGACCACAGCCAAGTACAGAAAAGGATAGGAGTAATAGTTGTATATTGGTCAATTTCGAAACATTGACTCTTAAGGAACGTTGAATATGattagtgttttatttttctcactaCATTAGATAAAAATTGTAGCAATTACCTGGTTAATCATTAGGATAGCTGTGTACTACATGGAAATCAAATTTTGGAAATGTGGTTACACTCAATTACTTTGAATCAGGTTACATCAACTTCATCTGGATAAGTCTAAAGAAGAATATAAATTGGGTACAACTGAAGTACTGTTTCAGTTTTAGCTTTAAGTTCCTCACATAAAGGAGAACTTTAGATAGTGAAGAACAATATATAAACAATGCAAGAATAAACCTGTGTGAATCTCCTATGCTTTAAGTAATATATGACCTTTGTAATGAGTGTGGGTAACACTTTGTAATGGGTTTGAGCTTGTGTACCAACCCTTATTTTCCTACTTGAGCACATTTGTTTCTAAAACTGTTAAAAGGGCACTTAATGGAGTAGTGTTTTATTGGGCTATGCAAACttacctgtttttttcttgcaatttaGTTATCTCATTGGTCTGATCTGAAATCTGTCTTTCTAGTTTGTTTGTTGAAAGAGAGTGTTCCAAAAGCTGAAGTTCAAGTCTGGTTGTCTGGTTTAATacctaaaaaaaatttacaaaaaaaaatacttcttttaaaaatacttcttttaaataaattgtaaTTTTGTTACGTTGTGAAATCATGCAAGTCTCTATGTGCACCtatgattaaaaaatatttttcaacacTTAATTTAGGCACAAATAATCGTACAATCAGAATGAAGAAGAATACACAGAGTTacactaatttttttattacactACCGTATATCATTGGGAATATTTCAGTAGTATGCTACATTTCTGACAGGAGAAAACTGATGAAAGTTACTATGTACTTTAGCTTTGTTGTTATACCTTCCCTTCTGTTAtgacaatttttatttcattactgGAACTATCATGGTTGTGGCTCAAAGAATGAGTTGTTTTCTCCATCTGGTGTTGAATGTAAGTCTCTCACTGAAATCTTGGCCCAGTCCTGAAATCACTTGGTAGGTCTCTCCTAGCTATTTTACTCAATCCCAAATTATATCTTGAAGTGTTTATCATGTGAACCACACTTTAGTCAATTcattctttgcattttaatattaCCTGTTCTCTATGTATTGTTTACACTTTATTTGCAtctttaaatgaagaaatgcaTATACTAGGAAACATGGAAGATACTTTATGCTTTGTATTGGATTGCATTACTTTGAGGCATGttttctagaaatattttctcattgttttagaattgctttttttaattcaaCAGAATTTGGCTTTTCTTGACAGGAAGAATAGATTACTCATGTCCTTCATG
The window above is part of the Corvus moneduloides isolate bCorMon1 chromosome 3, bCorMon1.pri, whole genome shotgun sequence genome. Proteins encoded here:
- the ANGPT2 gene encoding angiopoietin-2 isoform X1; translated protein: MQLAACFFLGCGIFLASGYNSFSKSMETIGKKQYQVQHGSCSYTFLLPEADNCRSSTPYVSNAVQRDAPLDYDDSVQRLQLLENIMENNTQWLMKLENYIQDSMKKEMVEIQQTAVQNQTAVMIEIGTNLLNQTAEQTRKLTDVEAQVLNQTTRLELQLLEHSLSTNKLERQISDQTNEITKLQEKNSFLEKRVLEMEDKHMLQLKSIKDEKDQLQVLVARQNSIIEELEKQLVTATVNNSVLQKQQHDLMETVHSLLTMISTPNSKNNFIAKEEQISFKDCAEAFKSGLTTSGIYTLTVSNTAQEKKAYCDMETGGGGWTVIQKREDGSVDFHRTWKEYKMGFGDPAGEYWLGNEFVSQLTNQKRYVLKIHLKDWEGNEAYSLYDHFSLASEEQKYRIYLKGLTGTAGKISSISQPGNDFSTKDADNDKCICKCSQMLTGGWWFDACGPSNLNGMYYPLRQNNNKFNGIKWYYWKGSGYSLKATTMMIRPADF
- the ANGPT2 gene encoding angiopoietin-2 isoform X2, with the protein product MQLAACFFLGCGIFLASGYNSFSKSMETIGKKQYQVQHGSCSYTFLLPEADNCRSSTPYVSNAVQRDAPLDYDDSVQRLQLLENIMENNTQWLMKVLNQTTRLELQLLEHSLSTNKLERQISDQTNEITKLQEKNSFLEKRVLEMEDKHMLQLKSIKDEKDQLQVLVARQNSIIEELEKQLVTATVNNSVLQKQQHDLMETVHSLLTMISTPNSKNNFIAKEEQISFKDCAEAFKSGLTTSGIYTLTVSNTAQEKKAYCDMETGGGGWTVIQKREDGSVDFHRTWKEYKMGFGDPAGEYWLGNEFVSQLTNQKRYVLKIHLKDWEGNEAYSLYDHFSLASEEQKYRIYLKGLTGTAGKISSISQPGNDFSTKDADNDKCICKCSQMLTGGWWFDACGPSNLNGMYYPLRQNNNKFNGIKWYYWKGSGYSLKATTMMIRPADF